In Carya illinoinensis cultivar Pawnee chromosome 6, C.illinoinensisPawnee_v1, whole genome shotgun sequence, a single genomic region encodes these proteins:
- the LOC122313238 gene encoding RNA polymerase II C-terminal domain phosphatase-like 3 isoform X5 has translation MESLRKVLSESSVPTKDALVQLLFTAIEAVNSVFSSMNKKRKEQNKENLLRFISDVKFGNPPLFSSEQMKEIEVMRSSVDSVDVFSSTIDGVKSKEMAIIDAANNKDFDASAISDGHELTSNKLSSDSIAVGSLVLSNTNILPEALKPGVSSFKSRAILLPLLDLHKDHDIDSLPSPTREAPSSFPVHNIMDIGDGMARPVLPAANVGHDTEASKLHIYETDALKAFSTYQQKFGQNSLFTSDRLPSPTPSEEFDDGDGDTSGEVSSSSSIGNIRNVNPPFLWGPTGTPSMDSSSMHGPITTKSITPITFGSNSIVRASAKSRDPRLRLANYDSNALYFNQLPLSSVHNTPKVESDGTISSRKQKALEETTLEGHVLKRQRNGLENSGVVRDMKNVSGSGGWLDDTKTVGPQLMNRNQLMESSETDPRKIVELVSCSGISCANANATISGNEQVSVTGTSAAASLPALLKDIAVNPTVLLNILKIGQQQSLEADVQQKSADPAKSTTQPPSSNSILGTTPMVNVAPSKVSGLLLKPAATLKVPSQIVPMRLQEDLGKIRMKPRDPRRILHDNTLQKNPILGYEQPKIIVPLTSSTQKQECQVDTKSTPSQSVMQPDIARQFTKNLKNIADFMSVSQASTTPPIISHSISSGAVQGKPEKVDMKAVASNSEDQRSGTSPAPEIGVAIASRSENMWGDVEHLFEGYDDQQKAAIQRERARRIEEQKKMFSAHKLCLVLDLDHTLLNSAKFGEVDPIHDEILRKKEEQDREKQQRHLFRFPHMGMWTKLRPGIWNFLEKASKLYELHLYTMGNKLYATEMAKVLDPKGVLFAGRVISRGDDGDLIDGDERVPKNKDLEGVLGMESAVVIIDDSVRVWPHNKLNLIVVERYTYFPCSRRQFGLPGPSLLEIDHDERPEDGTLASSSAVIERIHQNFFSHQSLDEVDVRNILAEEQRKILGGCSIVFSRVFPVGEANPHLHPLWQTAEQFGAVCTNQINEQVTHVVANSLGTDKVNWALSTGRFVVYPGWVEASALLYRRANERDFAIKP, from the exons ATGGAGAGCTTGCGAAAAGTGTTGTCAGAAAGTAGTGTTCCCACAAAGGATGCTCTTGTTCAATTGTTGTTTACTGCTATTGAGGCAGTCAACTCG GTGTTCTCTTCCATGAACAAAAAACGAAAGGagcagaataaagaaaatttgttGAG GTTCATTTCTGATGTCAAGTTCGGTAATCCCCCTCTTTTCTCCTCTGAGCAGATGAAAGAG ATAGAGGTCATGAGGTCCTCTGTGGATTCTGTTGATGTTTTCTCGAGCACAATAGATGGTGTTAAAAGTAAAGAAATGGCGATAATTGATGCGGCTAATAATAAGGATTTTGATGCTTCAGCCATAAGTGATGGTCACGAATTGACTTCTAACAAGTTATCTTCAGATTCTATTGCTGTTGGATCCTTGGTTCTTAGTAATACAAATATTCTACCTGAAGCTTTGAAGCCAGGAGTTTCTAGTTTTAAAAGTAGAGCAATTCTGCTCCCGCTGTTAGACCTTCACAAAGATCATGATATAGACAGTCTCCCCTCGCCCACACGGGAAGCACCATCGTCTTTCCCTGTACACAACATAATGGATATTGGAGACGGGATGGCTAGACCAGTGTTACCCGCTGCTAACGTGGGGCATGACACAGAAGCTTCAAAATTGCATATTTATGAAACTGATGCACTCAAAGCTTTTTCTACCTATCAACAAAAGTTTGGTCAAAATTCCTTGTTTACAAGTGATAGACTCCCTAGCCCGACCCCTTCAGAAGAATTTGATGACGGGGATGGTGACACTAGTGGGGAGGTTTCTAGTTCTTCTTCCATTGGTAATATAAGAAATGTTAATCCACCCTTTTTGTGGGGACCAACAGGTACTCCCTCCATGGACAGTTCTAGCATGCATGGACCAATTACCACTAAAAGCATCACGCCTATAACTTTTGGGTCCAATAGCATAGTGAGAGCTTCGGCAAAGAGCAGAGACCCAAGGCTTCGCTTAGCCAATTATGATTCCAATGCTTTATATTTTAACCAACTCCCCTTATCATCGGTGCATAACACACCTAAAGTGGAATCCGATGGAACGATAAGCTCAAGAAAGCAAAAAGCTCTCGAGGAGACTACCTTGGAGGGCCACGTACTGAAAAGGCAAAGGAATGGATTGGAAAATTCTGGGGTTGTCCGGGATATGAAAAATGTGTCGGGAAGTGGTGGCTGGTTGGATGACACTAAAACGGTTGGGCCTCAGTTAATGAACAGAAACCAGTTGATGGAGAGTTCAGAAACTGATCCCAGGAAAATAGTTGAGCTTGTAAGTTGTTCTGGCATTAGTTGTGCTAACGCTAATGCAACAATTAGTGGAAATGAGCAGGTGTCTGTGACGGGTACCAGTGCTGCAGCTTCCTTGCCTGCATTATTGAAAGATATTGCTGTGAATCCAACTGTGCTGCTAAATATACTTAAGATAGGACAACAGCAGAGTTTAGAAGCAGATGTCCAGCAAAAGTCTGCTGATCCTGCAAAAAGTACAACACAACCGCCGAGCTCAAACTCAATACTGGGAACAACTCCCATGGTGAATGTTGCTCCATCAAAGGTCTCGGGGCTTTTGCTGAAACCGGCAGCAACACTTAAGGTTCCTTCACAAATTGTTCCCATG CGCCTGCAGGAGGACTTGGGTAAAATTCGCATGAAGCCCCGTGACCCTCGCCGGATCCTCCATGATAATACACTTCAAAAGAATCCAATATTGGGATATGAGCAGCCCAAAATTATTGTACCCCTTACGTCAAGCACCCAAAAGCAAGAGTGTCAGGTCGATACAAAGTCAACACCTTCTCAATCAGTAATGCAACCTGACATTGCTCGGCAGTTCACCAagaatctgaaaaatattgctGATTTTATGTCTGTTTCCCAAGCATCGACAACTCCACCAATAATTTCTCACAGCATATCTTCTGGAGCAGTGCAAGGTAAGCCAGAAAAAGTGGATATGAAAGCTGTAGCTTCAAATTCTGAGGACCAGCGCTCTGGGACAAGTCCAGCACCTGAGATAGGTGTAGCAATTGCCTCTCGTTCAGAAAACATGTGGGGAGATGTTGAGCATTTATTTGAAGGATACGATGACCAACAAAAAGCTGCTATCCAGAGAGAGAGGGCGAGGAGGATAGAAGAACAGAAGAAAATGTTTTCTGCACACAAGCTCTGCCTTGTATTGGATTTAGATCACACACTTCTCAATTCAGCTAAG TTTGGGGAAGTAGATCCAATTCATGATGAgatattgagaaaaaaagagGAACAGGATCGTGAAAAACAGCAGAGGCACCTCTTCCGCTTTCCTCATATGGGAATGTGGACCAAACTACGACCTGGTATTTGGAATTTTTTGGAGAAG GCTAGTAAGCTTTATGAGCTGCATCTATACACTATGGGGAACAAACTGTATGCTACAGAGATGGCTAAAGTGCTTGATCCCAAAGGGGTTCTGTTTGCGGGACGAGTTATCTCTAGGGGTGATGATGGTGATCTTATTGATGGTGATGAGAGAGTTCCAAAGAATAAGGATCTGGAAGGGGTTCTGGGTATGGAATCAGCTGTCGTAATTATAGATGATTCTGTGAGGGTTTGGCCGCATAACAAACTGAATTTGATAGTTGTAGAAAG GTATACATACTTTCCCTGCAGTAGACGCCAATTTGGGCTTCCAGGTCCTTCTCTGCTAGAGATTGACCATGATGAGAGACCAGAAGATGGAACTTTGGCATCCTCTTCAGCG GTTATTGAGAGAATACATCAAAACTTTTTCTCACATCAATCCTTGGATGAAGTTGATGTCAGAAATATACTGGCCGAGGAACAGCGGAAGATTTTGGGTGGCTGTAGTATAGTATTTAGCAGGGTGTTTCCAGTTGGCGAAGCCAATCCTCATCTACATCCATTGTGGCAGACAGCTGAACAGTTTGGTGCAGTGTGCACCAATCAAATTAATGAACAGGTGACGCATGTTGTTGCCAATTCTCTTGGGACTGATAAG GTGAATTGGGCTCTTTCTACAGGAAGATTTGTTGTATATCCAGGCTG GGTGGAAGCATCAGCGTTGCTTTACCGAAGGGCCAATGAGCGAGATTTTGCCATTAAACCATAA
- the LOC122313238 gene encoding RNA polymerase II C-terminal domain phosphatase-like 3 isoform X2 yields the protein MVVAGSNWFGGNNCEGIEEALGEMGKDETKIEDVEEGEISDGASVEEITEENLKKQENATATTTVSSKPKAGARVWTMQDLYKYQVSRGYGSSLYNLAWAQAVQNKPLNEIFVMEAEVEQDEKSKRSSAPPNSNAKEVDEVVLDNDSKDEMDAKVVDVGKEEGELEEGEIDLDSEPIEKEVESEEVKEDAVLSSESVNVESSEIVLEKRVTWIRETLESATVTEAETSFGEVCSRVHSSMESLRKVLSESSVPTKDALVQLLFTAIEAVNSVFSSMNKKRKEQNKENLLRFISDVKFGNPPLFSSEQMKEIEVMRSSVDSVDVFSSTIDGVKSKEMAIIDAANNKDFDASAISDGHELTSNKLSSDSIAVGSLVLSNTNILPEALKPGVSSFKSRAILLPLLDLHKDHDIDSLPSPTREAPSSFPVHNIMDIGDGMARPVLPAANVGHDTEASKLHIYETDALKAFSTYQQKFGQNSLFTSDRLPSPTPSEEFDDGDGDTSGEVSSSSSIGNIRNVNPPFLWGPTGTPSMDSSSMHGPITTKSITPITFGSNSIVRASAKSRDPRLRLANYDSNALYFNQLPLSSVHNTPKVESDGTISSRKQKALEETTLEGHVLKRQRNGLENSGVVRDMKNVSGSGGWLDDTKTVGPQLMNRNQLMESSETDPRKIVELVSCSGISCANANATISGNEQVSVTGTSAAASLPALLKDIAVNPTVLLNILKIGQQQSLEADVQQKSADPAKSTTQPPSSNSILGTTPMVNVAPSKVSGLLLKPAATLKVPSQIVPMEDLGKIRMKPRDPRRILHDNTLQKNPILGYEQPKIIVPLTSSTQKQECQVDTKSTPSQSVMQPDIARQFTKNLKNIADFMSVSQASTTPPIISHSISSGAVQGKPEKVDMKAVASNSEDQRSGTSPAPEIGVAIASRSENMWGDVEHLFEGYDDQQKAAIQRERARRIEEQKKMFSAHKLCLVLDLDHTLLNSAKFGEVDPIHDEILRKKEEQDREKQQRHLFRFPHMGMWTKLRPGIWNFLEKASKLYELHLYTMGNKLYATEMAKVLDPKGVLFAGRVISRGDDGDLIDGDERVPKNKDLEGVLGMESAVVIIDDSVRVWPHNKLNLIVVERYTYFPCSRRQFGLPGPSLLEIDHDERPEDGTLASSSAVIERIHQNFFSHQSLDEVDVRNILAEEQRKILGGCSIVFSRVFPVGEANPHLHPLWQTAEQFGAVCTNQINEQVTHVVANSLGTDKVNWALSTGRFVVYPGWVEASALLYRRANERDFAIKP from the exons atgGTCGTTGCTGGGTCGAATTggtttgggggaaataattgtGAGGGTATCGAGGAAGCCCTAGGTGAGATGGGGAAGGATGAAACTAAGATCGAAGACGTAGAAGAAGGTGAAATTTCTGATGGAGCTTCGGTGGAGGAGATCACCGAGGAAAATCTCAAAAAGCAGGAGAATGCTACAGCGACGACGACGGTCTCGTCGAAACCAAAAGCAGGAGCTAGGGTTTGGACGATGCAGGATCTGTATAAGTACCAGGTCTCTCGTGGCTATGGTTCGAGTTTGTATAATCTGGCGTGGGCACAGGCCGTGCAGAATAAGCCTCTGAATGAGATTTTCGTGATGGAGGCGGAGGTTGAACAGGACGAGAAATCGAAGCGGTCGTCGGCTCCTCCAAATTCTAACGCAAAGGAAGTTGATGAAGTTGTGCTCGATAATGATAGTAAGGACGAGATGGATGCTAAAGTTGTGGATGTGGGGAAAGAGGAAGGGGAATTGGAGGAAGGTGAGATTGATTTGGATTCAGAGCCGATCGAAAAGGAAGTCGAGTCTGAGGAAGTTAAAGAAGACGCAGTTTTGAGCAGTGAGAGTGTGAATGTTGAGAGCTCGGAGATTGTTTTGGAGAAGCGAGTGACTTGGATTCGGGAAACTCTGGAGAGTGCAACGGTGACGGAGGCAGAGAC atcATTTGGGGAAGTTTGCTCCCGAGTACACAGCAGTATGGAGAGCTTGCGAAAAGTGTTGTCAGAAAGTAGTGTTCCCACAAAGGATGCTCTTGTTCAATTGTTGTTTACTGCTATTGAGGCAGTCAACTCG GTGTTCTCTTCCATGAACAAAAAACGAAAGGagcagaataaagaaaatttgttGAG GTTCATTTCTGATGTCAAGTTCGGTAATCCCCCTCTTTTCTCCTCTGAGCAGATGAAAGAG ATAGAGGTCATGAGGTCCTCTGTGGATTCTGTTGATGTTTTCTCGAGCACAATAGATGGTGTTAAAAGTAAAGAAATGGCGATAATTGATGCGGCTAATAATAAGGATTTTGATGCTTCAGCCATAAGTGATGGTCACGAATTGACTTCTAACAAGTTATCTTCAGATTCTATTGCTGTTGGATCCTTGGTTCTTAGTAATACAAATATTCTACCTGAAGCTTTGAAGCCAGGAGTTTCTAGTTTTAAAAGTAGAGCAATTCTGCTCCCGCTGTTAGACCTTCACAAAGATCATGATATAGACAGTCTCCCCTCGCCCACACGGGAAGCACCATCGTCTTTCCCTGTACACAACATAATGGATATTGGAGACGGGATGGCTAGACCAGTGTTACCCGCTGCTAACGTGGGGCATGACACAGAAGCTTCAAAATTGCATATTTATGAAACTGATGCACTCAAAGCTTTTTCTACCTATCAACAAAAGTTTGGTCAAAATTCCTTGTTTACAAGTGATAGACTCCCTAGCCCGACCCCTTCAGAAGAATTTGATGACGGGGATGGTGACACTAGTGGGGAGGTTTCTAGTTCTTCTTCCATTGGTAATATAAGAAATGTTAATCCACCCTTTTTGTGGGGACCAACAGGTACTCCCTCCATGGACAGTTCTAGCATGCATGGACCAATTACCACTAAAAGCATCACGCCTATAACTTTTGGGTCCAATAGCATAGTGAGAGCTTCGGCAAAGAGCAGAGACCCAAGGCTTCGCTTAGCCAATTATGATTCCAATGCTTTATATTTTAACCAACTCCCCTTATCATCGGTGCATAACACACCTAAAGTGGAATCCGATGGAACGATAAGCTCAAGAAAGCAAAAAGCTCTCGAGGAGACTACCTTGGAGGGCCACGTACTGAAAAGGCAAAGGAATGGATTGGAAAATTCTGGGGTTGTCCGGGATATGAAAAATGTGTCGGGAAGTGGTGGCTGGTTGGATGACACTAAAACGGTTGGGCCTCAGTTAATGAACAGAAACCAGTTGATGGAGAGTTCAGAAACTGATCCCAGGAAAATAGTTGAGCTTGTAAGTTGTTCTGGCATTAGTTGTGCTAACGCTAATGCAACAATTAGTGGAAATGAGCAGGTGTCTGTGACGGGTACCAGTGCTGCAGCTTCCTTGCCTGCATTATTGAAAGATATTGCTGTGAATCCAACTGTGCTGCTAAATATACTTAAGATAGGACAACAGCAGAGTTTAGAAGCAGATGTCCAGCAAAAGTCTGCTGATCCTGCAAAAAGTACAACACAACCGCCGAGCTCAAACTCAATACTGGGAACAACTCCCATGGTGAATGTTGCTCCATCAAAGGTCTCGGGGCTTTTGCTGAAACCGGCAGCAACACTTAAGGTTCCTTCACAAATTGTTCCCATG GAGGACTTGGGTAAAATTCGCATGAAGCCCCGTGACCCTCGCCGGATCCTCCATGATAATACACTTCAAAAGAATCCAATATTGGGATATGAGCAGCCCAAAATTATTGTACCCCTTACGTCAAGCACCCAAAAGCAAGAGTGTCAGGTCGATACAAAGTCAACACCTTCTCAATCAGTAATGCAACCTGACATTGCTCGGCAGTTCACCAagaatctgaaaaatattgctGATTTTATGTCTGTTTCCCAAGCATCGACAACTCCACCAATAATTTCTCACAGCATATCTTCTGGAGCAGTGCAAGGTAAGCCAGAAAAAGTGGATATGAAAGCTGTAGCTTCAAATTCTGAGGACCAGCGCTCTGGGACAAGTCCAGCACCTGAGATAGGTGTAGCAATTGCCTCTCGTTCAGAAAACATGTGGGGAGATGTTGAGCATTTATTTGAAGGATACGATGACCAACAAAAAGCTGCTATCCAGAGAGAGAGGGCGAGGAGGATAGAAGAACAGAAGAAAATGTTTTCTGCACACAAGCTCTGCCTTGTATTGGATTTAGATCACACACTTCTCAATTCAGCTAAG TTTGGGGAAGTAGATCCAATTCATGATGAgatattgagaaaaaaagagGAACAGGATCGTGAAAAACAGCAGAGGCACCTCTTCCGCTTTCCTCATATGGGAATGTGGACCAAACTACGACCTGGTATTTGGAATTTTTTGGAGAAG GCTAGTAAGCTTTATGAGCTGCATCTATACACTATGGGGAACAAACTGTATGCTACAGAGATGGCTAAAGTGCTTGATCCCAAAGGGGTTCTGTTTGCGGGACGAGTTATCTCTAGGGGTGATGATGGTGATCTTATTGATGGTGATGAGAGAGTTCCAAAGAATAAGGATCTGGAAGGGGTTCTGGGTATGGAATCAGCTGTCGTAATTATAGATGATTCTGTGAGGGTTTGGCCGCATAACAAACTGAATTTGATAGTTGTAGAAAG GTATACATACTTTCCCTGCAGTAGACGCCAATTTGGGCTTCCAGGTCCTTCTCTGCTAGAGATTGACCATGATGAGAGACCAGAAGATGGAACTTTGGCATCCTCTTCAGCG GTTATTGAGAGAATACATCAAAACTTTTTCTCACATCAATCCTTGGATGAAGTTGATGTCAGAAATATACTGGCCGAGGAACAGCGGAAGATTTTGGGTGGCTGTAGTATAGTATTTAGCAGGGTGTTTCCAGTTGGCGAAGCCAATCCTCATCTACATCCATTGTGGCAGACAGCTGAACAGTTTGGTGCAGTGTGCACCAATCAAATTAATGAACAGGTGACGCATGTTGTTGCCAATTCTCTTGGGACTGATAAG GTGAATTGGGCTCTTTCTACAGGAAGATTTGTTGTATATCCAGGCTG GGTGGAAGCATCAGCGTTGCTTTACCGAAGGGCCAATGAGCGAGATTTTGCCATTAAACCATAA
- the LOC122313238 gene encoding RNA polymerase II C-terminal domain phosphatase-like 3 isoform X4 produces the protein MVLDLEYDGSFGEVCSRVHSSMESLRKVLSESSVPTKDALVQLLFTAIEAVNSVFSSMNKKRKEQNKENLLRFISDVKFGNPPLFSSEQMKEIEVMRSSVDSVDVFSSTIDGVKSKEMAIIDAANNKDFDASAISDGHELTSNKLSSDSIAVGSLVLSNTNILPEALKPGVSSFKSRAILLPLLDLHKDHDIDSLPSPTREAPSSFPVHNIMDIGDGMARPVLPAANVGHDTEASKLHIYETDALKAFSTYQQKFGQNSLFTSDRLPSPTPSEEFDDGDGDTSGEVSSSSSIGNIRNVNPPFLWGPTGTPSMDSSSMHGPITTKSITPITFGSNSIVRASAKSRDPRLRLANYDSNALYFNQLPLSSVHNTPKVESDGTISSRKQKALEETTLEGHVLKRQRNGLENSGVVRDMKNVSGSGGWLDDTKTVGPQLMNRNQLMESSETDPRKIVELVSCSGISCANANATISGNEQVSVTGTSAAASLPALLKDIAVNPTVLLNILKIGQQQSLEADVQQKSADPAKSTTQPPSSNSILGTTPMVNVAPSKVSGLLLKPAATLKVPSQIVPMRLQEDLGKIRMKPRDPRRILHDNTLQKNPILGYEQPKIIVPLTSSTQKQECQVDTKSTPSQSVMQPDIARQFTKNLKNIADFMSVSQASTTPPIISHSISSGAVQGKPEKVDMKAVASNSEDQRSGTSPAPEIGVAIASRSENMWGDVEHLFEGYDDQQKAAIQRERARRIEEQKKMFSAHKLCLVLDLDHTLLNSAKFGEVDPIHDEILRKKEEQDREKQQRHLFRFPHMGMWTKLRPGIWNFLEKASKLYELHLYTMGNKLYATEMAKVLDPKGVLFAGRVISRGDDGDLIDGDERVPKNKDLEGVLGMESAVVIIDDSVRVWPHNKLNLIVVERYTYFPCSRRQFGLPGPSLLEIDHDERPEDGTLASSSAVIERIHQNFFSHQSLDEVDVRNILAEEQRKILGGCSIVFSRVFPVGEANPHLHPLWQTAEQFGAVCTNQINEQVTHVVANSLGTDKVNWALSTGRFVVYPGWVEASALLYRRANERDFAIKP, from the exons ATGGTATTGGATTTGGAGTATGATGG atcATTTGGGGAAGTTTGCTCCCGAGTACACAGCAGTATGGAGAGCTTGCGAAAAGTGTTGTCAGAAAGTAGTGTTCCCACAAAGGATGCTCTTGTTCAATTGTTGTTTACTGCTATTGAGGCAGTCAACTCG GTGTTCTCTTCCATGAACAAAAAACGAAAGGagcagaataaagaaaatttgttGAG GTTCATTTCTGATGTCAAGTTCGGTAATCCCCCTCTTTTCTCCTCTGAGCAGATGAAAGAG ATAGAGGTCATGAGGTCCTCTGTGGATTCTGTTGATGTTTTCTCGAGCACAATAGATGGTGTTAAAAGTAAAGAAATGGCGATAATTGATGCGGCTAATAATAAGGATTTTGATGCTTCAGCCATAAGTGATGGTCACGAATTGACTTCTAACAAGTTATCTTCAGATTCTATTGCTGTTGGATCCTTGGTTCTTAGTAATACAAATATTCTACCTGAAGCTTTGAAGCCAGGAGTTTCTAGTTTTAAAAGTAGAGCAATTCTGCTCCCGCTGTTAGACCTTCACAAAGATCATGATATAGACAGTCTCCCCTCGCCCACACGGGAAGCACCATCGTCTTTCCCTGTACACAACATAATGGATATTGGAGACGGGATGGCTAGACCAGTGTTACCCGCTGCTAACGTGGGGCATGACACAGAAGCTTCAAAATTGCATATTTATGAAACTGATGCACTCAAAGCTTTTTCTACCTATCAACAAAAGTTTGGTCAAAATTCCTTGTTTACAAGTGATAGACTCCCTAGCCCGACCCCTTCAGAAGAATTTGATGACGGGGATGGTGACACTAGTGGGGAGGTTTCTAGTTCTTCTTCCATTGGTAATATAAGAAATGTTAATCCACCCTTTTTGTGGGGACCAACAGGTACTCCCTCCATGGACAGTTCTAGCATGCATGGACCAATTACCACTAAAAGCATCACGCCTATAACTTTTGGGTCCAATAGCATAGTGAGAGCTTCGGCAAAGAGCAGAGACCCAAGGCTTCGCTTAGCCAATTATGATTCCAATGCTTTATATTTTAACCAACTCCCCTTATCATCGGTGCATAACACACCTAAAGTGGAATCCGATGGAACGATAAGCTCAAGAAAGCAAAAAGCTCTCGAGGAGACTACCTTGGAGGGCCACGTACTGAAAAGGCAAAGGAATGGATTGGAAAATTCTGGGGTTGTCCGGGATATGAAAAATGTGTCGGGAAGTGGTGGCTGGTTGGATGACACTAAAACGGTTGGGCCTCAGTTAATGAACAGAAACCAGTTGATGGAGAGTTCAGAAACTGATCCCAGGAAAATAGTTGAGCTTGTAAGTTGTTCTGGCATTAGTTGTGCTAACGCTAATGCAACAATTAGTGGAAATGAGCAGGTGTCTGTGACGGGTACCAGTGCTGCAGCTTCCTTGCCTGCATTATTGAAAGATATTGCTGTGAATCCAACTGTGCTGCTAAATATACTTAAGATAGGACAACAGCAGAGTTTAGAAGCAGATGTCCAGCAAAAGTCTGCTGATCCTGCAAAAAGTACAACACAACCGCCGAGCTCAAACTCAATACTGGGAACAACTCCCATGGTGAATGTTGCTCCATCAAAGGTCTCGGGGCTTTTGCTGAAACCGGCAGCAACACTTAAGGTTCCTTCACAAATTGTTCCCATG CGCCTGCAGGAGGACTTGGGTAAAATTCGCATGAAGCCCCGTGACCCTCGCCGGATCCTCCATGATAATACACTTCAAAAGAATCCAATATTGGGATATGAGCAGCCCAAAATTATTGTACCCCTTACGTCAAGCACCCAAAAGCAAGAGTGTCAGGTCGATACAAAGTCAACACCTTCTCAATCAGTAATGCAACCTGACATTGCTCGGCAGTTCACCAagaatctgaaaaatattgctGATTTTATGTCTGTTTCCCAAGCATCGACAACTCCACCAATAATTTCTCACAGCATATCTTCTGGAGCAGTGCAAGGTAAGCCAGAAAAAGTGGATATGAAAGCTGTAGCTTCAAATTCTGAGGACCAGCGCTCTGGGACAAGTCCAGCACCTGAGATAGGTGTAGCAATTGCCTCTCGTTCAGAAAACATGTGGGGAGATGTTGAGCATTTATTTGAAGGATACGATGACCAACAAAAAGCTGCTATCCAGAGAGAGAGGGCGAGGAGGATAGAAGAACAGAAGAAAATGTTTTCTGCACACAAGCTCTGCCTTGTATTGGATTTAGATCACACACTTCTCAATTCAGCTAAG TTTGGGGAAGTAGATCCAATTCATGATGAgatattgagaaaaaaagagGAACAGGATCGTGAAAAACAGCAGAGGCACCTCTTCCGCTTTCCTCATATGGGAATGTGGACCAAACTACGACCTGGTATTTGGAATTTTTTGGAGAAG GCTAGTAAGCTTTATGAGCTGCATCTATACACTATGGGGAACAAACTGTATGCTACAGAGATGGCTAAAGTGCTTGATCCCAAAGGGGTTCTGTTTGCGGGACGAGTTATCTCTAGGGGTGATGATGGTGATCTTATTGATGGTGATGAGAGAGTTCCAAAGAATAAGGATCTGGAAGGGGTTCTGGGTATGGAATCAGCTGTCGTAATTATAGATGATTCTGTGAGGGTTTGGCCGCATAACAAACTGAATTTGATAGTTGTAGAAAG GTATACATACTTTCCCTGCAGTAGACGCCAATTTGGGCTTCCAGGTCCTTCTCTGCTAGAGATTGACCATGATGAGAGACCAGAAGATGGAACTTTGGCATCCTCTTCAGCG GTTATTGAGAGAATACATCAAAACTTTTTCTCACATCAATCCTTGGATGAAGTTGATGTCAGAAATATACTGGCCGAGGAACAGCGGAAGATTTTGGGTGGCTGTAGTATAGTATTTAGCAGGGTGTTTCCAGTTGGCGAAGCCAATCCTCATCTACATCCATTGTGGCAGACAGCTGAACAGTTTGGTGCAGTGTGCACCAATCAAATTAATGAACAGGTGACGCATGTTGTTGCCAATTCTCTTGGGACTGATAAG GTGAATTGGGCTCTTTCTACAGGAAGATTTGTTGTATATCCAGGCTG GGTGGAAGCATCAGCGTTGCTTTACCGAAGGGCCAATGAGCGAGATTTTGCCATTAAACCATAA